The Malassezia japonica chromosome 9, complete sequence genomic interval GACGCCCTTTTTTTTGCCGCGACGGCTCCCGATTGAGGTTGGTTGATGTCGGATCCCTTTTTCCAGAAGAAAaggaagcgcagcgccggcggcgcgccgcgtgcggcgaaaggcgcggcgcggaaggcgcgcgacgagtcggACGATGAGGGCGgactcgaggcggtggagGATATGGACTTTACGCACCGCTTTGACGAAGACGCCAGCGACGAAGAGGCGGCCGAGACgcctgccgaggccaaggtgcgccttgcgcggcTGTACCTCGAGGGGCTGCACGACAAGGAAGAGACGGAAATCGAAGGCGCGGATGCCGCCGTCGCTGACCGTGAAAACATCGCCGCACGTCTCCAAAAAGACGTCCAGGAAAGCAGCGGGCACTTGCATATCTTTGTCGCacagcgcctgcgtgcgccAGAGGCCGAGGATATCCTTGCGGTGCGTGGCCACCGCCTCGCAGTGACGTGCGCGCAGTCTaacgcaggcgccgcgcacttTTACTCCGCCGACAAGGACGGGCGGATCGTGCAGtggcgcctgctcgacggcacgcAGGTGTGCATCCTGCCCCGCCAAAAAGAAGTCGAGGCGCCCCAGGCACGCTCGCacacgagcggcgcggcccgccgccgcgaacGCGAGGCACGTCGGAATACGGCCTTCCAaggcgccgtgccgctccGGAACCACCAAGGGCACACGTCCGACATTTACACGCTGGCCGTGAGCCACGACGGGCACTACCTCGTGTcgggcggccgcgaccgccgcatcgGCGTGTGGCGTATGGacacgacgctgcgctggCTGCGTGCGTTGACCGGCCACAAGGACGCGATCCGCGGCCTGGCCTTCCGTGGCGAGTCGCTGGACCTGTTCAGCGCGTCGTTTGACCGCACGGTGAAGCTGTTTGACGTGTCGCAGCTCAGCTATATCGAGACGCTCTTTGGGCACCAAGAGGCGATCCAGGACCTGGCGTgcctgcgtgccgagcgggCCGTgacggccggcggccgcgagcggaCGTGCCGCCTGTGGAAGATCAGGGAAGAGAGCCAGCTGGTGTTCCGTGGCGGCACACGCAGCAAGGtccatgcgctgctcgaaggcggcgacctcgtcgaTACCCACTCTGAGAAAAACGAGGTGCAGGAGGGGAGCATGGACTGCGTCGCGATGATTGACGACCACCACTTTGTAAGTGGAAGCGACGCAGGCACCCTCTCTCTGTGGTCCATGGCGAAAAAGAAGCCGCTCTTCACCAttgcggccgcgcacggatTCGACGTGCGCGTGAGCGAGACCGAGGGCACGCAGCAGCTTCCGCGCTATAtcacgagcgtcgcctgccTCCCGTACGCAGACATCTTTGCGTCCGGCTCGTGGGACGGCGAAATCCGCCTGTGGGCACTCGACGCGGACATGCGCAgctttgcgccgctcttTACCATTCCCGCCAAAGGCGTGGTCAACAGCCTGCAACTCTTTACGCCTGCGATCGAGCGCGCAGAGGACTACCCCGTGCACCCTGGCcgctggcgccgccgcggcggcctcgaggcaccgctcaaggcgccgggcgacgaACCCGGCATCCAGTCGCACGCAACGCGCTTCGCCGCTGTCCAGCACGACCCCGCGACGgggcgcgtgctcggccaCAAGGAGTGCATCCCCCCGCTGCTTATCGCGGGCATCGGCCAGGAACCCAAGGTAGACCGCTGGCTCGTCCAGCCCGACGCCGTGCCGGgcacgctcgtcgtgcCGCTCTGGCTCCCGTAGCGGAAATGTGGAGGTGCCCCTTGCTCTGGACCATGgtgcggcctgcgccggcgcaccgtgcgctgctTTCGGCCAACTTTAACCAGGACTTTAGCTGCATCGCCGTAGGCACGCGGTCGGGGTACTCGATTACGAACTGCGAGCCCTTTGGCAAGGTGTACTCCAAAGGTACGGCGCCCGACTGACCCAGACGATGGCCCGACCGGCCTGGTAGAGATGCTCTTTTGCACGAGCCTCGTGACGACCGTGGCGCTGTCCGATGCCAAGAACAGCACGAGCCCGCGTCACCTGCAGATCGTGAATACCAAGCGCGAGTCGACGATCTGCGAGCTGTCGTTCCCGTCGACCATCTTGAACGTGCGCCTGaaccggcggcgcctggtcgtggtgctcgacgcggcgctgttCGTGTACGATATCAGTAACATGAAGCTCTTGCATACGATCGACACGGGCCCGAATCCGGACGGGCTGTGTAGCCtctcgccctcgtcggAGCGGTGCTATGTGGCGTACACCGCGCACGTCACGTCGCCAAGTGGCGCGGAAGGCGGAGCGACCGGGAGCGTCGTGCTCTACGACCTGCTTTCGCTGAGCATGGCCAATGTTATTCCCGCGCACCGTGGGCGGAtcgcgtgcctcgcgctgaACGCCGCAGGGACCCTGCTGGCGACCGCGAGCGAAAAGGGCACCGTGATCCGCGTCTTTTCCGTGCCGGACGGCAAGCCTCTGTACCAGTtccgccgcggctcgtATGCCGCGCGGGTCTATTCCCTTACCTTTAATGCGGCGAGCACGCTGTTGTGCGTCACGTCGGACACCGAGACGGTGCACCTGTTCAAGCTCGTCCCGAGCGcggggcgcgtgccggacgACCCAGAGAGCGCagtgcagcgcaagcgcaacaCGTCCTTTTTGGGCGCGTGGCGGGAGCAGTCTGTATCGCTCAGCAAGAATGTCGCGGGGTCCGTCGGCGGCTATCTCCCTTCTACGCTGACCGAGATGTGGGAGCCCCAGCGCGACTTTGCGTTCCTCAAGCTGCCCACGCCCGGCGTCCGTGCAGTTGCGGCCGTGAGCAAGTACGTATCGAGGCTGACGCAGTACGCTTCCGCAGGTCATGGTCCTCACCTCGGAAGGCCTCCTGTATGTCTACGCGCTGGATCTGGAGCGGGGCGGCGAGTGCATCCTGACAAGACGTACGTCCTTCTACTCACACAGAACACTCGCTGTTGGATAGTGCAAGCACATAGCGTTTCATTCTATGTACAATGCGATGCGTTTAGAGCGAGGCGACGAGCTTCTCGAGCTCACCGCTCGACTGCGCCTTGAGCAGGTCGTCGCAGCCACCGAGGTGCTTGCCAGAGATGAAGATGTTCGGCACAGTGCGCTGGCCGGTCTTCTCACCCAGGTAGCCCTGGATGCTCGAGCCATCCTGgttctcgtcgagctccagGACGCCGACCTTGGACTGGTCAATCTTCAGCGAAGAGATGACGCCCTTGGCGCGCGCACAGTACGGGCAGTACGACTTGCTAAAGATAGCAATTGCGTGCTCGGAGATGAACTTCTAGGAGTCAGCGTGCGCCACCTACCTCTGCAGCTTGCTTGGCGGCCATCGTGGCGGGAGGGATGGGTTGAGACTAATCACGTGCttggcgcacggcccgctACGTGAGCTGGATGCAGAAATtattgcgctgcgcgccagcgAGTAGCTCGCGCTTTTTGTAGACGGTGCCGTCGTAGTACTTGTGCCGGATCGCCTCATCGAGTGTCTCTCCGGCCTTGCCGCGCTTGggcttgcgctgctgtaGGAGCCAGCGCGTGAGCCGCGCGCTGTCCTCGTTGCGCACGACCTTGTAGCCGGCCGACTCGACGATCGCCTGCAGGTGCTCGTGGGTGAGGTAGCGGCTGTTGGACACACAGGCAAGCGGGAGAACTAGGTAGAGGTAGCCGCTCGGTTTGAGGTACTTGTGTGCGTGCAAGAGCATGTCGCCTGGGTCAGTACAAGCAATACGTACCGCGCTGCTTGAGGTCGCCGACAAAGTTGAGCACGAGCGAGAGGCCTACTACGTCGTAGCGCTCAtcgcggctcggcggcacgggcCAGTCGAAAAAGTCGGACTGGTGTACGTGCTCTGCGCGGGGGTTCAGGTCGATGTAGGTCGCCGTAATCCACTTGTACTTTTCGTACGCCGTTCCGGCAATGCCGCCGACATCCAGTAGCCGGATCTTGGTATCAGGCTCGATCAGCTCTTGCAGGACCTTGGCGCACCACTTGCCCGACTCGCCGCCCCGCacagacgcgccgcccgtgtTGCTCTGATCCTGGTACATctgcaggccgccgagcgcccgcTGCTtttcgcgcagcgcctcgcgctcggcctcgtcgctggTCTGCGCGATCTGCTTCTCGAGCGTGTGGTACTTGGCAATGTGCAGGGCGTGCTTGGTTTGCCCCGGCGTCTTGCGCCTGTTCTTTGCGCCGCCACGCTTGCCGCGCGGACGCACGAGCTTCGTCCGGCCGCTTTTTTTCGGTGGAGCGTCCATGGCAGAAAAAAGGCCCGATATGGGGAATTAGCTATACCTCTACGTGGACATTCTCCTGCACCGATCCGTCGGCCTGGAGGATGGCAATGGAGCCGTCCTCGTTGCCAAAGTAGGCCGCCTGGCAGATGTGGGGGAACAGGCCGACCTCGACAACACCCGTGATCAGCTTGATCTTGTCCAGGAGGTGCTTCGGGTCGCGCATGAGCGCCGGGGGGAacggcgcgtcgatgcAAAAGTTGCTGTTGTCGGTCACGACCGGCcccgccttggccttggccatgcgcaggtgcgcatcgacgcTGCCAAGCTCGTGTAGATTGCGCAACACGTGCGACGCGGCAAACggcacgacctcgaccgGCACACCCTGCTTCCAGGTCTGCCCGAGGACCGTGGAGCGCTTGCGGAAGTCGGCGACGACTACAAACTCCttcgcggcctcggcgaggacctTTTCGCGAAGGTGGCACGCGCCACCGCCCTTGATCAGGTTCAGCGCGGTGTCGACCCTGTGTGAGCTGCGATACGTACTcgtccgcgccgtcgatcgtcacgtcgagcgccgggAAGGCGTCAatgtcgccgagctgcaggccgccgtcgacgatCAGGTTCTTGGACTGGAATCCGGTCGGAACAAACCAGCGCCCTTTGTTCACCTCGGCGCCCTGGGCAATAATCCGCTCCACGACGTAGGGGACGGTCGagcctgcgtcagccgtAGCACGTACCCGAACCGATACCAATCAGCTTGTGCTCTGCACGAACatgcgcgtcgaccgccgcgtagcccgcggcgcgcttcgccgATTCAATAAGCGACAGGCCCTtggccgccgtcgaggcaGGGGTCGTCATGGCAGTCAAGGGAGAAGGACGTGGCCGTGCGACTTTGCTGACTCATTACGAAAAAAGTGTGGCCATGACCGACGAGCAGCCTGTGGCGCCCGAGtacggcgaggagctcgtgctCACCAATAACGATGTCGAAGTCGATGTGACGgacagcgccgaggcgccgatggacgacggcgacgagcccgcTGCGGGCGACGACCCCACCGCGGGCGACGACCAGATGGAGTTCCGCGACGACTCGATCGCCGCCTTTTACTCGCACCGCAAGTCGGTGTTTTGCGTGTCGCTGCACCCTCTCTACCCCAACCCGCCCCTTGCGGTGAGCGGCGGAGAAGACGACGGTGCCTGGATCTGGAACAcgatcgacggcgcggacgttgcgcagctcggcgggcaTTCCGACagcgtcgtcgccgtggCCTTTAGCCacgacggcgagctggtcgcCACGGGCGGTCTCGACGGCCGTGTGCGTGTGTGGCGCCACCGCGGCGACTGGACCAAATGGGAGTTCCTGACGAACCTCGAGGGCCCGTCGGAGGTCGTGTGGCTGACGTGGCACCCCAAGGGccacgtcctcgtcgccggctCGAGCGACACGACGCTGTGGATGTGGCAGCTGCCGTCGGGCAACGTGATGAACGTCTTTAGTGGCCACACGGGCTCGGTGACCTGCGGCCGTTTCACGCCGGACGGCCGCAAGCTAATTagcggcagcgacgacaGCTCGCTGGTTGTGTGGGATccgcgcagcgctgcaGTTGTTGccaaggtcggcgaggacgactCGCGCTTTGTGCTCGAGGGCGGCATCACCTCGCTCTGCATCTCGCCCGACTCGCGCCTGGTCGTTGCCGGGGGCGCAGCCGGTCTCTTGCGTGTAGTGAGCATTGCGAATGtcgacgcgagcggccAGGCCAACGTCGtgggcacgctcgagggcCACGATGTGGGCGAGAGTGTCGAGAGTGTCGAGTTTATCGATCTCGTGCCTGGCACGGCTCCGGGCTCGTTCAACGGTCCCACGTCgcaaggcgccgcgcacctgGTCTCGGGTGCGACCGACGGCAAGGCAATTGTCTGGGACATGACCGCCGGCAAGAGCCGTGGCGAGGtgcagcacgacgcggcgatTACCAAGCTTATTGTGCACCCCCACACGCCGCTCTTTACCACGAGCTCGATCGACCATACgatccgcacgctcgacgcacggACGATGCAGCTTGTCGGCGAGCAACACGGCTTTACGGATGGCGTGCTTGACATTGCCGTCGGCGTTGACGACGGCATCACGCAGGGTCTTGAGTccggcggcatcggcgcaTATGCGGACCCCTCCAAGTTCAAGGGGTACAAAATTGTCGGTGCGGGCGACGaaggcgtcgcgctcgtcttCCGTCTGCAGTAGATGCTATAGTACATTATGCCTgccagcagcagcggctcATCGTGCGGGGCCCGTCGAGGCGGAAGGGCGCGAGCCGTATCCGGTGGTCGTGCAGCGACGAGTCGGCGAATGAAAAGGGCGACTCGCTAACGTGCTGCCGCTCCGCCCCTTCGCCGTAGGCGATCCCCGAGTCGGCCCGCTCGGGGTTCAGGCGCCCCGACTCGATGGCGaggagcaccgcgcgcgcgccgagcacaaACGGCACCTGCACATTCTCGCCGTTCAGCGACGAGGTCTCGGTAAAGAGGATGCGGTGCTCGCTCGCCCATTGGCTCGCCTCGAGGAAGCTCACctcgcggtcctcggcctcgcgatCGAGCTTGttgccgacgagcacgacgattgcgtgcggcgatgcaagcgcgcgtgcgtcgtcCAGCCACCGCTGTATCTGCGCAAAGGTCGAGCGTCTGGTGAGCGTGGCGACGTACTGAGTGATGTCGTagacgagcacgacgaccgccgcgccccgGTAGTAGCTGCGTGTGACTGAGCGGAAGCGCTCCTGACCCGCAGTATCCCACAGCTGAAGCTTGACTTGCTTCCCGGCCACCGAAAGGATGCGACTCGCAaacgcgacgccgatcgTCTGTGTCGCGCGGCTCTGGACTGCGTCAGAACGTCGACCTACACTCGTTCTCGACGAAATGGTGCACGAGGCAGCTTTTTCCGGTACCCGACTCGCCTGGATTAGAACATACTACGTACCGATCACAATGACTTTGAGCAACACATCTGCATTAGCCACGCCACGCACCGTACGCCCCCCACGCGCGGTGCTCCCCAGGCACCATGACGCGAGTCAGGGTCGTGTCACGTGATCAAACGCGTGAACAACACGTAGAAGTTCAACACGCCTCTTGGTGAGGACGAGCATGGTGTCGAACGCGCTGGCCCCGCCGTCCCCTCAGCTGGATGCGCTCCTGGACCCTCCGGTCCAGGGCGAGAAACGCACCATTAAATCACGACTCTCGGACCAGTtccagcgcgtgcgcggccgctcgccgagccccCGTCCGAGCGGCGAGTCGATGCGGGAGGAGCCTGTGAGCCCTTCCAAAAAGCTCGGTGTGAGCAAGTTGCTTCGCCGCTCAATCAaccgcgcacgcagcacgtcgccgggtccgtcgcgctcgagcgtcgtgtACGACACAAACGCGCCGGAATACTACATGCCCGAGCTGCCCAACTGGCAGCTCTATGACGGGAGCagcacgcagctcggcgcgatgcCACACGGCCAGCCGCCTGCCAGCCGCGAGGTGCCCGAAGGCACCGCGACCGAGGCCGTGTTTGAAGAGTACGCGGACGACgccacgcagcacgccgccgcgcacgtcccGGCCGCCGAGTACCAAATCGCGGCGAACCACACGCAACAGCCGATGTTTGCcgccccggcgccggtcTACCCCCAGGAAGCCCCGCTGTTTGGCC includes:
- the BMT2 gene encoding 25S rRNA (adenine(2142)-N(1))-methyltransferase (BUSCO:EOG09263PWF; EggNog:ENOG503P05N; COG:B), which codes for MDAPPKKSGRTKLVRPRGKRGGAKNRRKTPGQTKHALHIAKYHTLEKQIAQTSDEAEREALREKQRALGGLQMYQDQSNTGGASVRGGESGKWCAKVLQELIEPDTKIRLLDVGGIAGTAYEKYKWITATYIDLNPRAEHVHQSDFFDWPVPPSRDERYDVVGLSLVLNFVGDLKQRGDMLLHAHKYLKPSGYLYLVLPLACVSNSRYLTHEHLQAIVESAGYKVVRNEDSARLTRWLLQQRKPKRGKAGETLDEAIRHKYYDGTVYKKRELLAGAQRNNFCIQLT
- the ATG18 gene encoding autophagy protein (COG:U; EggNog:ENOG503NVSY) — translated: MVRPAPAHRALLSANFNQDFSCIAVGTRSGYSITNCEPFGKVYSKDDGPTGLVEMLFCTSLVTTVALSDAKNSTSPRHLQIVNTKRESTICELSFPSTILNVRLNRRRLVVVLDAALFVYDISNMKLLHTIDTGPNPDGLCSLSPSSERCYVAYTAHVTSPSGAEGGATGSVVLYDLLSLSMANVIPAHRGRIACLALNAAGTLLATASEKGTVIRVFSVPDGKPLYQFRRGSYAARVYSLTFNAASTLLCVTSDTETVHLFKLVPSAGRVPDDPESAVQRKRNTSFLGAWREQSVSLSKNVAGSVGGYLPSTLTEMWEPQRDFAFLKLPTPGVRAVAAVSNTLPQVMVLTSEGLLYVYALDLERGGECILTRQHSLLDSAST
- a CDS encoding uncharacterized protein (EggNog:ENOG503P6QI; COG:O), translated to MAAKQAAEKFISEHAIAIFSKSYCPYCARAKGVISSLKIDQSKVGVLELDENQDGSSIQGYLGEKTGQRTVPNIFISGKHLGGCDDLLKAQSSGELEKLVASL
- a CDS encoding uncharacterized protein (EggNog:ENOG503NZ8R; COG:U); amino-acid sequence: MVPGEHRAWGAYDVLLKVIVIGESGTGKSCLVHHFVENEFQSRATQTIGVAFASRILSVAGKQVKLQLWDTAGQERFRSVTRSYYRGAAVVVLVYDITQYVATLTRRSTFAQIQRWLDDARALASPHAIVVLVGNKLDREAEDREVSFLEASQWASEHRILFTETSSLNGENVQVPFVLGARAVLLAIESGRLNPERADSGIAYGEGAERQHVSESPFSFADSSLHDHRIRLAPFRLDGPRTMSRCCWQA
- the SQT1 gene encoding 60S ribosomal subunit assembly or modification protein (EggNog:ENOG503P189; COG:S), with amino-acid sequence MTDEQPVAPEYGEELVLTNNDVEVDVTDSAEAPMDDGDEPAAGDDPTAGDDQMEFRDDSIAAFYSHRKSVFCVSLHPLYPNPPLAVSGGEDDGAWIWNTIDGADVAQLGGHSDSVVAVAFSHDGELVATGGLDGRVRVWRHRGDWTKWEFLTNLEGPSEVVWLTWHPKGHVLVAGSSDTTLWMWQLPSGNVMNVFSGHTGSVTCGRFTPDGRKLISGSDDSSLVVWDPRSAAVVAKVGEDDSRFVLEGGITSLCISPDSRLVVAGGAAGLLRVVSIANVDASGQANVVGTLEGHDVGESVESVEFIDLVPGTAPGSFNGPTSQGAAHLVSGATDGKAIVWDMTAGKSRGEVQHDAAITKLIVHPHTPLFTTSSIDHTIRTLDARTMQLVGEQHGFTDGVLDIAVGVDDGITQGLESGGIGAYADPSKFKGYKIVGAGDEGVALVFRLQ
- the RKI1 gene encoding ribose-5-phosphate isomerase (COG:G; EggNog:ENOG503NWRM; BUSCO:EOG092641UM); amino-acid sequence: MTTPASTAAKGLSLIESAKRAAGYAAVDAHVRAEHKLIGIGSGSTVPYVVERIIAQGAEVNKGRWFVPTGFQSKNLIVDGGLQLGDIDAFPALDVTIDGADEVDTALNLIKGGGACHLREKVLAEAAKEFVVVADFRKRSTVLGQTWKQGVPVEVVPFAASHVLRNLHELGSVDAHLRMAKAKAGPVVTDNSNFCIDAPFPPALMRDPKHLLDKIKLITGVVEVGLFPHICQAAYFGNEDGSIAILQADGSVQENVHVEV
- the RRP9 gene encoding pre-rRNA processing protein (EggNog:ENOG503NYVC; COG:A); translation: MSDPFFQKKRKRSAGGAPRAAKGAARKARDESDDEGGLEAVEDMDFTHRFDEDASDEEAAETPAEAKVRLARLYLEGLHDKEETEIEGADAAVADRENIAARLQKDVQESSGHLHIFVAQRLRAPEAEDILAVRGHRLAVTCAQSNAGAAHFYSADKDGRIVQWRLLDGTQVCILPRQKEVEAPQARSHTSGAARRREREARRNTAFQGAVPLRNHQGHTSDIYTLAVSHDGHYLVSGGRDRRIGVWRMDTTLRWLRALTGHKDAIRGLAFRGESLDLFSASFDRTVKLFDVSQLSYIETLFGHQEAIQDLACLRAERAVTAGGRERTCRLWKIREESQLVFRGGTRSKVHALLEGGDLVDTHSEKNEVQEGSMDCVAMIDDHHFVSGSDAGTLSLWSMAKKKPLFTIAAAHGFDVRVSETEGTQQLPRYITSVACLPYADIFASGSWDGEIRLWALDADMRSFAPLFTIPAKGVVNSLQLFTPAIERAEDYPVHPGRWRRRGGLEAPLKAPGDEPGIQSHATRFAAVQHDPATGRVLGHKECIPPLLIAGIGQEPKVDRWLVQPDAVPGTLVVPLWLP